A portion of the Rhizoctonia solani chromosome 6, complete sequence genome contains these proteins:
- a CDS encoding NADH:flavin oxidoreductase/NADH oxidase encodes MSQPKLFTPIRVGDMMLSHRVILAPLTRFRADDEHVHHEIAVEYYSQRATTPGTLLISEAVLVSPEAGGYDNVPGIWNERQIAAWKKVVDAVHKRGSYIFLQLWAIGRAADPRVLEKEGYSYVSSSPSLLERPGYPNVTPRELSKSEIKQYVENYARAARNAVYEAGFDGVEIHAANGYLIDQFNQDVCNKRTDEYGGSVENRTRFTFEVLEPGLWLDRREDESRDMDSTTGTFNSNDFARLIWQPRPFFSAGGFKPESAFVEAETKDTCVVIGRYFISNPDLPERLRRGIPLSPYNRGTFYTPGPKAAKGYIDYPQAAH; translated from the exons ATGTCTCAACCCAAGTTGTTCACTCCTATTCGCGTTGGAGACATGATGCTATCTCACCGAGTAATCCTAGCTCCCCTGACTCGATTTAGGGCCGATGATGAACATGTTCACCATGAAATTGCTGTAGAATATTACTCGCAACGCGCCACCACGCCTGGAACGTTGCTAATCTCGGAGGCAGTTCTTGTCTCGCCCGAGGCAGGAGGGTATGACAACGTTCCTGGGATTTGGAACGAAAGGCAAATCGCCGCGTGGAAAAAG GTTGTGGATGCTGTCCATAAGCGGGGGTCATACATATTTTTACAGCTATGGGCCATCGGTCGTGCTGCGGATCCGAGAGTGCTGGAAAAGGAAGGGTACTCGTACGTTTCGTCCTCGCCATCGCTTCTTGAGCGACCCGGATACCCGAACGTAACACCAAGGGAGCTTAGCAAAAGTGAAATAAAGCAGTATGTTGAGAACTATGCACGGGCAGCAAGGAACGCAGTGTATGAGGCTGGATTTGATGGTGTGGAAATTCATGCAGCCAA CGGATACCTTATCGACCAATTCAACCAAGATGTTTGCAACAAGAGAACAGACGAGTACGGTGGTAGCGTTGAGAATCGGACACGCTTTACATTCGAGGTGCTGGAGCC TGGCCTCTGGCTCGACCGGCGCGAGGATGAGTCTAGAGACATGGATTCTACCACCGGCACT TTCAATTCTAATGATTTTGCTCGACTGATTTGGCAACCTCGTCCATTTTTCAGTGCTGGAGGTTTCAAACCGGAATCGGCTTTTGTTGAAGCCGAGACTAAAGATACCTGTGTGGTGATCGGTCGCTACTTCATTTCTAAT CCCGATTTGCCCGAGCGACTCCGTCGCGGAATACCTCTTTCACCTTACAACCGAGGTACCTTCTACACTCCTGGCCCCAAGGCTGCAAAAGGTTACATCGACTACCCACAAGCGGCACACTGA
- a CDS encoding GTP-binding protein, translating into MFGESDSESPRLSSPWEAFSTSPSPCPGLASSLSSSASSSDIEAELARRLQTEVPRLVPEVEEGNVEYKLKLTPSPERLTRLITQLKWRLLEGGGQALYEIGVGDGGQLVGLPRHEMEGSLDTLEKMAGELGATVVILREIAVPHGVGSHVGSEEADARLLATPDIARSTCASISAGSGDDELEAFSLELDTEDSKLVSTSWHAQTQARLPEPNWPNKEGRRGKKAEHKKMRRAVKRSVNAAFATQSRLPPGSLGVPGVVIPDAVPPALGIPEVVVDASLADLDVAVPFEPTQQVPKLACDPDEVIIVEALVVRKLALEEAFLDFGGFSVLG; encoded by the exons ATGTTCGGAGAGTCTGATTCCGAGTCGCCTCGCTTGTCATCGCCGTGGGAGGCTTTTTCCACTTCGCCTTCTCCATGTCCTGGACTCGCGTCTTCACTGTCTTCGAGTGCGAGCTCGTCTGATATTGAAGCTGAGCTTGCTCGGCGATTGCAGACTGAAGTCCCGAGGTTGGTGCCCGAAGTCGAGGAG GGAAACGTCGAGTACAAACTCAAACTTACACCCTCGCCCGAACGCCTAACCCGGCTCATCACTCAGCTTAAATGGCGACTGCTCGAAGGAGGCGGCCAAGCGCTGTACGAAATCGGTGTCGGGGACGGGGGCCAACTCGTTGGTTTGCCACGACACGAAATGGAAGGCAGCTTGGATACGCTCGAGAAGATGGCTGGCGAACTGGGAGCGACGGTCGTGATTCTCAGGGAGATTGCTGTCCCCCACGGGGTCGGTTCCCATGTTGGATCGGAGGAAGCAGACGCTCGACTGCTTGCGACGCCTGATATCGCACGATCGACTTGTGCTTCGATCTCTGCTGGATCCGGGGACGATGAGCTTGAGGCGTTCTCGCTTGAGCTTGATACGGAGGACAGCAAGCTCGTGTCGACGTCATGGCACGCTCAAACTCAGGCCCGGTTGCCCGAACCAAATTGGCCGAATAAGGAGGGCCGAAGAGGGAAAAAGGCCGAGCATAAGAAGATGCGACGGGCGGTGAAGCGTAGTGTAAATGCGGCGTTTGCTACGCAGTCGAGACTCCCTCCAGGTAGCCTTGGTGTTCCCGGAGTGGTGATCCCTGATGCTGTTCCTCCTGCACTTGGTATCCCCGAAGTCGTCGTTGATGCTTCCCTTGCCGATCTCGATGTGGCTGTCCCCTTTGAGCCGACCCAACAGGTTCCTAAATTGGCTTGTGACCCAGACGAAGTGATTATTGTCGAAGCCCTTGTTGTTCGAAAATTAGCACTCGAAGAGGCGTTTTTGGACTTTGGTGGGTTTTCGGTGCTGGGATGA
- a CDS encoding WD repeat-containing protein translates to MPPRRISYVIPAPQTPPPQLELPAVGVPRNGQTSPLFIPADSQSAHDTHDTHEPARSTSRPSHPQHRLPVSALAIDKSTQLLDRSSPEGILYTSGRDGLVAAWELGVPMKRRSTREKDRKRHWEALTGWDEADDSSDDEDEEDAIGKPPRPKRALPPVDENGWAYEDRWEVAGDSLQPAQFRQSVQLHTDWINDIVLCNMNQTVVSASSDGTLRTYNPHSTGTPNILGTHSDYVRCLAYAPGPRWVASGSFDRTVKIWDVSRAVGLTGSRLDSSAELTSLSMSESDPKASIYAIATDPAGTLVAAGGPERVVRVWDPRIATGGNAGGEPRCLSTLRGHTDNIRAILISEDGRYILTGSSDASIKLWSLPMRRCIHTFSVHSDSVWALHSTHPQLHNFLSGDRAGWICRFDVTQPVRPLGSETFNPTPSIQYNPTRSPVSPGFASTHTPRHSIAGTLNLAEKGRGDEMDLSDAFCVVIGRAGYEARNEMTHSHHETERGITALASMDDTWVWTASGNSSVQRWRNVGALSNAGENWGSRVSPVTLKDNQSGPSPPARMGSPPPRVGSPGPRPPHVSPPNSSFTSPGRKRVSIDVSHATTKPEPEIAPVAVPARIPSATSTVLPQTPSVLVPYTTLVRLAEPNPFKLNPHDPETATLYSHSGASVHWNVHREDLAMGSGFFGLPPSGNQGSYANSLYKAPPLSHTSSLPLVQTTSPGAAPSLNHTTSNLPLTSPPLSHPNTLPIASDVSETIPLSAAPADEITGSYGLVRSVVLNDRVHALSVDTRGEVAVWDVVRGKSKLSPREALDLVRDRIEGESMTPAWIKVDTRVGDLTVHLEEPKCFDAEVYADELSWVDLEGMKLENPHEHRLNLGKWVLVNLFAEFIQAERALSAELTAPTPRAAAAGLPSMAVPNLPPVDEGQATQGDDGINSIPASPRPVPGSPLAPATPLALGSIPLAPSSPVVGTGLRTPRATHISLTSRPTHIPIPSRTRSASEASVGGFGLGLGLGSPTGSGLGSATLAPMMTPAILPDNDALAAPPPNVLSPIRELQSPGMLPIGTMSPGQISPGEKIPSTTGTTGGPSNDYFSAVKAGKEREGAGITSPTEPVTPGGGGLMGRLKNLGKAGKRGPVVPGTPGGISATLEETAATEVEPEVEEKPDPERMKHLNHLSSLLSSQITPPHPNDAPPVNFPPHTIVTISEMTASAEASGGMVLFSGSVGGLGVDVEALEMALPGWLLEYLLANRFTLPPSGAAGQKMGFLLLPWKGDRDVLPELVGSQSRLTASRFLRVSKVAQYVHDKLLNAAKERQIKEPTENSEPLPEENIEYEVLCNEQVLSVGMTLAAVRQYVWRNAGELTMHYRIKETWNGL, encoded by the exons ATGCCCCCACGACGAATCTCCTATGTGATCCCGGCTCCACAAACACCTCCACCTCAACTTGAACTCCCAGCTGTTGGAGTCCCCCGAAACGGACAGACATCTCCTCTCTTTATTCCCGCCGACTCTCAGTCTGCGCATGATACACATGATACACATGAACCGGCCCGGAGCACATCGAGACCCTCCCATCCACAGCACCGCCTGCCAGTCTCGGCACTTGCGATTGACAAGAGCACTCAGCTCCTAGACCGCTCGTCGCCAGAGGGGATCCTGTATACGAGCGGTCGAGATGGCCTAGTTGCCGCATGGGAGTTGGGCGTTCCTATGAAGAGGCGGAGTACTCGGGAAAAGGACAGGAAGCGCCATTGGGAAGCCTTGACTGGATGGGACGAAGCGGATGACTCGAGcgatgacgaggacgaggaggatgCGATCGGTAAACCTCCGCGCCCGAAACGGGCTCTGCCGCCGGTCGACGAGAACGGCTGGGCATACGAGGATAGATGGGAGGTTGCTGGAGATAGTCTCCAACCAGCCCAGTTTCGACAATCAGTTCAACTTCATACCGACTGGATCAACGATATTGTACTCTGCAATATGAACCAAACGG TGGTATCTGCGTCTTCTGATGGCACTTTGCGAACATACAACCCGCACTCTACCGGGACCCCCAACATCCTTGGAACGCATTCCGATTACGTTCGGTGCTTGGCTTATGCGCCCGGTCCTCGCTGGGTTGCTTCTGGATCATTCGACCGGACTGTCAAAATCTGGGACGTTTCTCGCGCGGTGGGGCTCACGGGCTCAAGGTTGGACTCTAGTGCCGAACTCACCTCGCTCTCGATGAGCGAGTCGGACCCCAAGGCCTCGATTTATGCTATTGCGACCGATCCTGCTGGAACGCTTGTCGCTGCTGGAGGGCCCGAGCGTGTTGTACGCGTTTGGGATCCTCGTATAGCTACTGGAGGGAATGCTGGTGGGGAACCTCGCTGCCTGAGCACTCTTCGTGGCCATACAGATAATATACGAGCGATATTGATAAGCGAAGATGGTCGTTAT ATTTTGACAGGTTCCTCAGATG CTTCCATTAAACTATGGTCACTTCCGATGCGGCGGTGCATTCACACTTTTTCGGTCCATTCAGATTCGGTCTGGGCACTACATAGCACACACCCTCAACTTCATAATTTCTTATCAGGCGATCGAGCGGGCTGGATTTGTCGATTCGACGTAACTCAGCCGGTTCGCCCCCTGGGCAGCGAAACGTTCAACCCAACGCCAAGCATACAATACAATCCCACTAGGTCTCCAGTTTCTCCCGGCTTTGCGAGCACCCATACGCCGCGACATTCGATTGCGGGCACACTCAACTTGGCAGAAAAGGGTCGGGGTGATGAGATGGATTTAAGCGACGCGTTTTGCGTGGTTATCGGTCGGGCAGGCTACGAGGCTCGCAATGAAATGACCCACAG TCATCACGAAACCGAGCGAGGCATAACTGCCTTGGCTTCCATGGATGATACCTGGGTTTGGACTGCGAGCGGGAACTCGAGCGTACAAAGATGGCGAAATGTAGGCGCACTATCTAACGCTGGAGAAAATTGGGGTAGCCGGGTTTCACCTGTTACTTTGAAAGACAATCAATCTGGCCCTTCTCCGCCTGCCCGAATGGGATCCCCGCCCCCTCGTGTAGGATCTCCTGGCCCGAGACCTCCACATGTTTCTCCTCCAAATTCGTCTTTTACTAGTCCCGGTAGAAAGCGCGTATCAATAGATGTTTCTCATGCGACAACAAAACCCGAGCCGGAAATCGCACCCGTAGCTGTCCCAGCCCGTATACCCTCAGCTACTTCCACGGTACTTCCTCAAACGCCCTCTGTTCTTGTGCCATATACGACTCTTGTCCGACTAGCGGAACCCAATCCCTTCAAATTAAATCCCCACGACCCGGAAACAGCCACGCTATATTCTCACTCGGGAGCTTCCGTTCATTGGAACGTTCATCGGGAGGATTTAGCCATGGGTTCTGGATTTTTCGGACTCCCTCCGAGCGGAAACCAAGGCTCTTATGCGAATTCACTGTATAAAGCACCTCCCTTGAGTCACACTTCTTCGCTTCCACTGGTTCAAACCACCTCTCCCGGCGCAGCGCCCTCCTTGAACCATACCACCTCCAACCTCCCCTTGACCTCTCCCCCACTCTCGCACCCGAATACCCTCCCAATCGCATCCGACGTCTCAGAGACTATTCCTCTCTCAGCCGCGCCCGCAGACGAAATAACGGGCAGCTACGGTCTCGTCCGAAGCGTAGTCCTAAACGATCGCGTACACGCCTTGAGCGTCGACACAAGGGGCGAAGTCGCGGTATGGGACGTCGTTCGGG gaaagTCCAAGCTCAGTCCGCGAGAGGCACTCGATCTTGTTCGGGACCGGATCGAGGGGGAGTCCATGACTCCCGCGTGGATCAAGGTCGACACTCGGGTCGGGGACTTGACCGTTCATTTGGAGGAGCCCAAGTGTTTTGATGCCGAGGTGTATGCAGACGAGTTGAGCTGGGTGGATTTGGAAGGGATGAAGTTGGAGAATCCGCATGAGCATCGAC TGAATCTCGGCAAATGGGTATTGGTCAATTTGTTTGCCG AGTTCATCCAGGCAGAACGTGCACTCAGTGCAGAGCTTACCGCTCCTACACCTCGAGCCGCTGCTGCCGGCCTACCTTCAATGGCTGTACCCAACCTGCCTCCAGTAGACGAAGGCCAAGCAACTCAGGGAGATGACGGAATTAATTCGATACCTGCTTCACCCAGGCCGGTACCTGGTTCTCCATTggcacctgctacccccctaGCACTGGGAA GTATACCATTGGCGCCATCCAGTCCTGTCGTTGGAACCGGGCTCCGAACCCCACGAGCGACACACATCTCGCTCACCTCTCGACCGACTCATATTCCAATTCCGTCTCGTACCCGGTCTGCATCCGAGGCGAGTGTAGGCGGGTTTGGACTCGGACTGGGTTTGGGGAGCCCGACAG GGTCTGGTCTAGGTTCAGCTACACTTGCTCCTATGATGACCCCTGCCATTCTTCCCGACAACGATGCTCTAGCGGCTCCCCCGCCAAACGTCCTTTCGCCGATCCGAGAGCTCCAGAGCCCTGGAATGCTACCGATTGGCACAATGTCACCAGGGCAAATAAGCCCTGGAGAGAAGATACCAAGTACTACTGGTACCACCGGCGGACCCAGCAATGACTATTTCTCCGCGGTCAAGGCTGGGAAAGAAAGGGAAGGTGCTGGGATCACTTCGCCGACCGAGCCCGTTACGCCTGGCGGTGGAGGACTAATGGGTCGTTTGAAGAATTTGGGCAAAGCAGGGAAACGTGGGCCTGTGGTTCCCGGGACTCCGGGCGGGATTAGTGCCACATTGGAAGAAACGGCGGCGACTGAAGTTGAGCCCGAGGTGGAAGAGAAACCAGATCCT GAACGAATGAAACATTTGAATCATCTCTCCTCCCTGCTTTCCAGCCAAATCACGCCGCCTCACCCAAATGATGCGCCTCCCGTAAACTTCCCTCCGCATACGATCGTTACCATTTCGGAAATGACTGCGAGCGCCGAGGCTTCTGGTGGAATGGTGCTTTTCTCGGGCTCCGTCGGTGGTCTCGGTGTAGATGTAGAAGCGCTCGAAATGGCTCTTCCCGGTTGGCTGCTCGAGTACTTGCTTGCCAATCGGTTTACCTTGCCTCCAAGTGGCGCTGCTGGACAGAAAATGGGATTCTTGCTGCTTCCATGGAAAGGTGATAGAGATGTTTTACCAGAACTAGTCGGAAG TCAATCGCGCTTGACTGCGAGTCGATTCCTGAGAGTGTCTAAAGTCGCTCAATACGTACATGACAAACTGTTGAACGCCGCCAAAGAACGACAAATAAAAGAACCGACAGAAAACTCAGAGCCGTTGCCGGAGGAAAATATCGAGTACGAGGTGCTGTGTAACGAGCAGGTGCTGAGCGTTGGTATGACTCTCGCCGCCGTCAGGCAGTACGTGTGGCGAAACGCCGGAGAGCTCACAATGCACTATCGGATCAAAGAAACATGGAATGGTCTGTAA
- a CDS encoding NADH:flavin oxidoreductase/NADH oxidase — MSQPKLFTPISVGDMILSHRIILAPLTRFRADNEHVHHDIAVEYYSQRAATPGTLLISEAALVSPEAGGYDNVPGIWNERQIVGWKKVVDAVHKRGSYIFLQLWASGRAADPRVLEKEGHPYVSSSPSFIERPGYPSLIPRELSKREIRDYVESYARATKNAVYEAGFDGVEIHAANGYLIDQFNQDVCNKRTDEYGGSIENRSRFVLEVLEAVVKEVGMKRTGIRFSPWARFQGMRMKNPIPTFAYLVSEIAQRYSDLAYLHFIEPVASGSSGAEDESRDRDPVNGMLTSNDFARVIWQPRPFFSAGGFRPESAFLEAETKDICVVFGRYFISNPDLPERLRHGAPLSAYNRGTFYTPGPEAAKGYVDYPEAGRERGPTKVNAI, encoded by the exons ATGTCTCAACCTAAATTGTTCACCCCTATTAGTGTCGGAGATATGATTCTATCTCATCGAATTATCCTGGCCCCCTTGACTCGATTCAGGGCTGATAATGAACATGTGCACCATGACATTGCTGTAGAATACTATTCACAGCGTGCTGCCACCCCTGGGACCTTGCTGATATCGGAAGCTGCCCTTGTTTCTCCGGAGGCAGGAGGGTATGATAACGTTCCTGGAATCTGGAATGAGAGGCAGATTGTAGGGTGGAAAAAG GTTGTAGACGCAGTTCATAAGCGAGGATCATATATCTTTTTGCAGCTGTGGGCTAGTGGCCGGGCCGCCGATCCAAGAGTATTAGAAAAGGAAGGACATCCATATGTTTCGTCCTCACCATCATTTATTGAACGACCTGGATACCCAAGCTTGATACCAAGGGAGCTCAGCAAACGTGAAATAAGGGATTATGTCGAGAGCTATGCTCGGGCTACGAAAAATGCAGTGTACGAGGCTGGGTTTGACGGAGTGGAAATTCACGCGGCCAA CGGATATCTGATTGATCAATTCAACCAGGACGTTTGTAACAAGAGGACCGACGAGTATGGCGGTAGCATTGAGAACCGAAGCCGGTTTGTATTGGAAGTGCTGGAAGCTGTAGTCAAAGAGGTGGGAATGAAACGAACTGGAATCAGATTTTCCCCTTGGGCCAGGTTTCAGG GAATGCGGATGAAGAATCCTATCCCTACATTTGCTTACTTGGTTTCAGAGATAGCACAACGGTACTCTGACCTTGCGTATCTACACTTTATCGAGCCAGTAGCTTCGGGCTCAAGTGGTGCGGAAGATGAATCTAGAGATAGAGACCCCGTTAATGGAATG CTCACCTCTAATGATTTTGCTCGAGTTATCTGGCAGCCTCGTCCGTTCTTCAGTGCCGGAGGGTTCAGACCCGAGTCGGCTTTCCTTGAAGCCGAGACCAAGGACATTTGTGTAGTCTTTGGACGCTACTTCATCTCTAAC CCCGATTTGCCTGAGCGACTTCGTCACGGGGCACCTCTTTCCGCTTATAACCGAGGCACTTTCTACACTCCTGGCCCCGAGGCAGCAAAAGGTTATGTAGACTACCCGGAAGCAGGGCGCGAAAGGGGTCCAACCAAGGTTAACGCGATTTAA
- a CDS encoding CHAT domain protein, with product MHSLGNSYCTQFRLTYNRNDIDKSIDFYTKAINLTHQGHPYRAGQIASLGQSYCSRFIQYGELSDIEKAIELQKQGLKIATPNDPSIHGWLYNLGISYKSRFTRLCDLKDANEAIEHLTQSIGYMPKDHPNKPASLTLLGDVYQSRFDHGGNLADINLAIEYQTRAVVSIPGGHIQSFFRLGRLGSSYMSRFKWFGAEEDIQKAIELLAKALALKPSNLEDMDLLVSLGNTYSLRFEYLGQLSDVDEAINHLIQAETLASERHIAMSDILTSLGNTYFRRFIRLRRSEDIDKALEYQVRALGLQSQHYAGEGLILNNLGTIHTERFRCSKKQVDANNALECLTKAISFISEDHPAMPGVLHSLANLYISRLQLDPTLEGIDTAINYQTQAVALTPEGHAQLPNFTNSLGLLYHYRYEKQGKLEDIDQAIHWQARSVMLTPNEHARVPIWLMALGNSFYIRSFNERDYVSFSSAIECYRKCAQHSTLFPEMQLEAAIKWANCVSDPNVPVPEDWCLEAYQTAMDLVPHVVWLGTKIGKRYTDAQKIKDLASNAAAVAIRAAKYDLALEWLEEGRSVIWNQILQLRDPFDDLVAIDPLIAENLHRVAKELYNNGSTLEMHSDPLKDFGAQEKAIQNHHRLAENYQALVAAARKLPGLQGFLRHAKASTLAGVARSGPLVVLNVSRFRCDALVIRPSTDQITHVALPELSLNTVNSARNAIVQSLRRNHVRDRGMKPRPKAEDENKDTFEDVLVMLWKCVAKPVLDALGYMPNTEELPRITWCATGALSFLPIHASGYYDRPDAKLSDYAVSSYTPTLSILLSAMSSSSELPHGILAVGQESTPRATPLPGTKKELENIKRYINEPLVYSQLEGHDATSHSVLSEMENHGWVHFACHAHQNAYNPIKSGFLLHKDTLYLEQIARVSFQNKGLAFLSACQTATGDQELPDESVHLASGMLMAGYSSVIATMWSIIDEDAPLIADEVYARVLEGGRMNTGGSARALHHAVCRLREKVGDKSFTRWVPYIHMGI from the exons ATGCACAGTCTGGGAAACTCATACTGCACACAGTTCAGGCTCACTTACAATCGGAACGATATCGACAAGTCCATTGATTTTTATACCAAAGCTATCAATCTCACGCACCAAGGACATCCCTATCGAGCTGGCCAGATAGCGAGCCTCGGACAATCATATTGTAGTCGATTCATACAGTATGGAGAACTCTCAGACATTGAGAAGGCAATCGAACTTCAAAAACAAGGGTTGAAAATTGCAACTCCAAATGATCCGAGTATACATGGTTGGCTATATAATCTCGGAATCTCATACAAATCTCGCTTCACTCGTTTATGCGACCTGAAAGATGCAAATGAAGCTATTGAACATCTTACTCAGTCTATTGGTTACATGCCAAAGGACCATCCAAATAAGCCTGCCTCGCTTACCTTGTTGGGCGACGTCTATCAAAGCCGATTCGACCACGGGGGTAACCTCGCCGACATCAATCTAGCGATCGAGTACCAAACACGAGCCGTAGTGTCAATTCCTGGAGGGCATATACAAAGTTTTTTCCGACTAGGTCGCCTTGGTAGCTCGTACATGTCTAGGTTCAAATGGTTTGGAGCGGAGGAAGATATACAAAAAGCTATTGAACTGTTGGCTAAGGCACTTGCTCTCAAACCATCAAACTTGGAGGATATGGATTTACTGGTCAGTCTTGGCAATACTTATAGCCTGAGATTCGAGTACCTTGGACAACTAAGCGACGTGGACGAAGCTATCAATCACCTCATTCAAGCGGAAACGCTCGCATCCGAGCGTCATATAGCGATGTCCGATATATTAACCAGCTTAGGTAATACGTACTTCAGACGATTCATAAGGTTGAGAAGATCAGAagatatagacaaagcactgGAATACCAAGTCCGAGCTCTGGGCCTTCAATCACAACACTATGCTGGTGAAGGGCTCATTTTAAACAATCTTGGGACAATACATACGGAACGTTTTCGGTGCTCGAAAAAACAAGTGGATGCGAATAATGCTCTCGAATGCTTGACAAAAGCAATTTCCTTCATATCTGAAGATCATCCAGCAATGCCTGGAGTTCTTCACAGCCTGGCCAATTTATACATTTCTCGGTTGCAGCTGGACCCTACCCTGGAGGGCATAGACACCGCAATCAATTATCAAACCCAGGCTGTCGCACTTACTCCAGAGGGACACGCCCAATTGCCCAACTTTACCAATAGTCTTGGGCTGTTATACCATTACCGGTATGAGAAACAGGGCAAACTCGAGGATATCGATCAAGCCATTCACTGGCAGGCCCGTTCAGTAATGCTCACACCCAATGAGCACGCGAGAGTGCCAATTTGGTTAATGGCCCTTGGCAATTCATTTTATATTCGATCCTTCAACGAACGTGATTATGTTTCTTTCTCGAGCGCTATAGAATGTTATCGCAAATGCGCCCAACATTCAACTCTATTCCCAGAAATGCAACTAGAAGCAGCTATCAAATGGGCCAATTGTGTTTCAGATCCTAACGTACCGGTTCCCGAGGATTGGTGTTTGGAAGCATACCAAACCGCCATGGACCTTGTTCCCCATGTTGTCTGGCTTGGCACCAAGATTGGTAAACGATATACAGATGCGCAAAAGATCAAAGATCTCGCTTCGAATGCAGCTGCAGTCGCAATAAGAGCGGCAAAATATGACCTGGCTCTTGAATGGCTAGAGGAAGGTCGCTCAGTAATCTGGAATCAAATACTTCAACTTCGGGATCCTTTCGATGATTTAGTTGCTATCGACCCTTTGATAGCTGAAAATCTTCATCGAGTGGCTAAAGAGTTATATAATAATGGCTCAACTCTCGAGATGCATTCTGACCCGCTCAAAGATTTTGGAGCCCAGGAAAAAGCGATTCAAAATCACCATCGCTTAGCGGAAAATTATCAAGCGCTCGTAGCTGCAGCTCGCAAGCTTCCAGGGCTTCAAGGTTTTCTACGACATGCCAAGGCTTCTACTTTGGCCGGTGTGGCTCGAAGTGGCCCATTGGTAGTTCTCAATGTCAGCCGTTTTCGATGTGATGCGCTGGTTATCCGCCCAAGCACAGATCAGATCACGCACGTAGCTCTCCCAGAGCTTTCCTTAAATACAGTAAATTCTGCCCGTAACGCAATCGTGCAATCCCTTCGTCGGAATCATGTTCGGGATCGTGGGATGAAGCCAAGGCCGAAGGCCGAGGACGAGAACAAGGATACCTTTGAAGATGTGTTGGTTATGTTGTGGAAATGCGTTGCCAAACCTGTGCTTGATGCCCTCGGATACATG CCCAATACTGAAGAGCTACCTCGTATCACTTGGTGTGCTACTGGTGCACTATCGTTTCTTCCTATCCATGCGTCGGGATACTACGACCGACCGGATGCTAAACTCTCTGACTATGCTGTCTCCTCATACACGCCCACGTTGAGTATATTACTCTCTGCCATGTCATCTTCGTCCGAGTTGCCTCACGGAATCTTGGCTGTGGGGCAAGAATCAACTCCTAGGGCAACTCCCTTGCCTGGAACTAAAAAGGAGTTAGAAAATATCAAAAGGTACATCAACGAGCCACTAGTCTACTCGCAACTAGAGGGACACGATGCAACAAGCCATTCCGTTCTATCCGAAATGGAAAATCATGGCTGGGTCCACTTTGCCTGTCATGCACATCAGAATGCTTACAACCCGATCAAGTCTGGTTTTCTTCTCCACAAAGACACGCTTTACCTGGAACAAATTGCGCGCGTATCATTTCAGAACAAGGGGCTGGCCTTTTTGTCCGCTTGTCAGACGGCGACCGGCGACCAAGAGCTTCCGGATGAATCTGTACACCTTGCCTCCGGGATGCTTATGGCTGGTTATTCAAGTGTGATTGCTACAATGTGGTCTATTATAGATGAAGATGCGCCGCTTATCGCTGACGAAGTATATGCGCGGGTACTTGAAGGCGGACGCATGAATACGGGAGGCTCTGCGAGGGCACTACATCACGCAGTTTGTCGCTTGCGAGAGAAAGTGGGGGATAAATCGTTCACTAGATGGGTTCCTTACATACATATGGGTATTTGA